A part of Paramisgurnus dabryanus chromosome 15, PD_genome_1.1, whole genome shotgun sequence genomic DNA contains:
- the olig1 gene encoding oligodendrocyte transcription factor 1, translating to MQAVPGFRCREQGEHSLQQLMPRMVRVTGAVGPGSNVADLQGPLRATKPPRELSVEEQQELRRKINSRERKRMQDLNVAMDALREVMVPYSPTGVGGALQHPYLPPGAPPTGRRLSKISTLVLARNYILLLGSSLQEMRRLLGEVSMGVGGTVPRLLLAGGWPFLTGPGHFLLSPPEQQLGAAKGPFLPQNSSPAQEESSVWGSNSISESPVCQCGVCRTPRVLHINPAVRFPK from the coding sequence ATGCAGGCTGTACCTGGGTTTAGGTGCAGAGAACAGGGTGAGCACTCTTTACAGCAACTTATGCCAAGAATGGTACGGGTAACAGGAGCTGTAGGACCAGGCTCCAATGTTGCAGATCTCCAGGGGCCACTCAGAGCTACAAAACCCCCACGTGAACTGAGTGTGGAGGAGCAACAGGAGCTGAGGAGAAAGATCAACAGCCGAGAGAGGAAGAGAATGCAGGACCTTAACGTGGCCATGGATGCTTTACGAGAAGTGATGGTTCCTTATTCTCCCACCGGTGTAGGGGGGGCACTGCAACACCCTTACCTCCCTCCTGGAGCACCTCCGACTGGACGTCGCCTGTCCAAGATCTCCACGCTGGTGCTGGCCCGTAACTACATCCTGCTCCTAGGCTCCTCCTTGCAGGAGATGAGGCGTCTGCTGGGCGAGGTCAGCATGGGCGTCGGCGGGACTGTACCACGTCTACTGCTGGCAGGGGGGTGGCCATTTCTCACCGGGCCAGGACACTTTTTGCTCTCCCCTCCTGAACAGCAGCTGGGTGCAGCAAAGGGGCCTTTTCTGCCTCAGAACTCCTCGCCAGCCCAGGAAGAGTCCTCGGTGTGGGGGTCAAACAGCATATCGGAGAGCCCGGTGTGCCAGTGTGGGGTCTGCAGGACCCCAAGAGTGTTGCATATTAATCCTGCAGTACGTTTCCCAAAGTGA